One genomic window of Thalassolituus hydrocarboniclasticus includes the following:
- a CDS encoding TetR/AcrR family transcriptional regulator, translating to MARRQDHTPVQLQQLTMDTVLALLQQQPASSLSLRQIAREVGYSPGTLINQFGSYGLLLLAANARTLDQIYRELCAAIEQADSPQQALEACAMSYLNFASQHPHQWRLLFEHQLPEQENLPDWQQQRIDNVFTLLQQQLAILKPGTTAADCAQTARTIWASVHGICVLALDDKLFTPGNISGNSMILSLLHHYLPGWINAKEDRHA from the coding sequence ATGGCCCGCCGCCAGGATCACACCCCTGTACAATTGCAACAACTGACCATGGATACGGTGCTCGCCCTGCTGCAGCAGCAACCGGCCAGCAGCCTCAGTCTGCGCCAGATTGCACGCGAGGTCGGCTATTCCCCCGGCACGCTGATCAACCAGTTTGGCAGTTATGGGTTGTTGCTGCTGGCCGCTAACGCCCGCACTCTGGATCAGATATACCGTGAATTATGCGCCGCGATTGAGCAGGCAGACTCACCACAACAGGCGCTGGAAGCCTGCGCCATGAGTTATCTCAACTTCGCCAGCCAGCACCCGCATCAATGGCGATTACTGTTTGAGCATCAGCTACCGGAACAGGAAAACCTGCCCGACTGGCAACAACAACGAATCGACAATGTATTCACTCTGCTGCAACAGCAGCTCGCCATACTCAAACCCGGCACCACCGCCGCCGACTGCGCCCAAACCGCACGGACGATCTGGGCCAGCGTACACGGCATCTGCGTGCTGGCTCTGGACGATAAATTATTTACCCCGGGCAATATCAGTGGTAACAGCATGATTCTCTCGCTGCTGCACCATTATTTACCCGGCTGGATTAACGCTAAGGAAGACCGCCATGCATAA
- a CDS encoding MFS transporter — protein MSQHSQFTLLGKRRFLPYFITQALGAFNDNLYKNALLLLIAFSGIIAEEDSALYTNLAAGLFILPFFLFSPIAGQIADKMEKSRLIRSVKLLEVAIMLIAAAGIITNNMLLMMTLLFLMGLQSALFGPVKFALLPQQLHKDELVGGNALVEMGTFLAILGGTITAGLLFDLSAAKYWIAAGVIFFAVLGYFSSRFIPTAEAGDPQLTINWNPLTELVNTLRNARQQRAVYLSIMAISWFWFLGASYLTQFPNLARDHLGGNPQIVTLLLTLFSVGVAAGSLLCEKLSGHKIELGIVPIGSLGMSIFGIDLYFAISSLNISSDLSALAFVQNADHWRMMADIALISLFGGLYVVPLQALIQQRSDEKMRAQTIAANNVMNALFMVGSAAFGIISLVIMKLSIAEYFCVIAIMNIVVVGYVYSQVPEFALRFVIWMLSHTMYRVSHKGIQNIPEEGPVVLVCNHVSYVDALLIAGACPRPIRFVMDRGISEMPGMKWFFRLAKAIPICSPKANSEVYETAFRRIKEELADGQVVCIFPEGKLTQTGEIEPFRAGIERIIAETPVPVIPMALDGLWGSFFSHKDGLALTKTPRRFWSRVGLTVGQPQSPDSISAAGLEDDVRNLLKTNSY, from the coding sequence ATGAGTCAGCACAGTCAGTTCACCCTGCTCGGCAAACGCCGCTTTCTGCCGTATTTTATTACTCAGGCACTGGGCGCGTTTAACGATAATTTATACAAAAATGCGCTGTTATTGCTGATCGCTTTCAGCGGCATTATTGCCGAAGAAGATTCCGCACTGTACACCAACCTCGCAGCGGGTTTATTTATTCTGCCGTTTTTCCTGTTTTCGCCAATCGCCGGTCAGATCGCCGATAAAATGGAAAAATCGCGTTTAATCCGCAGCGTTAAATTACTCGAAGTCGCCATCATGCTGATTGCTGCGGCCGGCATTATTACCAACAACATGCTGCTGATGATGACCCTGCTGTTTTTGATGGGGCTGCAGTCGGCATTGTTTGGCCCGGTAAAATTCGCCTTACTGCCGCAACAGCTGCATAAAGACGAACTGGTGGGCGGTAATGCACTGGTTGAGATGGGTACTTTTCTGGCCATTTTAGGCGGCACGATTACCGCCGGTTTATTATTTGATTTGAGCGCTGCCAAATACTGGATTGCTGCAGGTGTTATCTTTTTTGCTGTACTGGGTTATTTCAGCAGTCGCTTTATTCCAACCGCTGAAGCCGGTGACCCACAACTGACTATTAACTGGAATCCGCTTACCGAGCTGGTAAATACACTGCGCAATGCCCGCCAGCAACGCGCCGTGTATTTATCCATTATGGCCATCAGCTGGTTCTGGTTTTTAGGCGCCAGTTACCTGACCCAGTTTCCGAATCTGGCCCGCGATCATTTAGGCGGCAATCCGCAAATCGTTACCCTGCTGTTAACTCTGTTTTCTGTCGGCGTAGCCGCAGGCTCGCTGCTGTGCGAAAAACTATCCGGTCACAAAATTGAGCTTGGTATAGTACCGATCGGTTCACTGGGCATGAGCATTTTTGGTATTGACCTGTACTTTGCCATCAGCAGTCTGAATATCAGCTCCGACCTCAGCGCTCTGGCGTTCGTACAGAATGCCGACCACTGGCGCATGATGGCGGACATCGCACTGATCAGTTTGTTTGGCGGTTTATATGTTGTGCCACTGCAGGCGTTAATTCAGCAGCGCAGTGACGAAAAAATGCGCGCCCAGACCATCGCAGCCAACAACGTGATGAACGCACTTTTTATGGTTGGTAGTGCCGCTTTCGGCATCATCAGCCTGGTGATTATGAAGTTATCCATCGCCGAATATTTCTGCGTGATTGCCATCATGAATATTGTCGTCGTCGGCTACGTCTATTCGCAGGTACCGGAATTTGCCCTGCGTTTTGTTATCTGGATGCTGTCGCACACCATGTATCGCGTAAGCCATAAAGGCATTCAGAATATTCCCGAAGAAGGCCCGGTTGTATTAGTCTGCAACCACGTCAGCTATGTTGATGCCTTACTGATTGCCGGTGCCTGTCCGCGCCCTATACGCTTTGTTATGGATCGCGGTATTTCAGAAATGCCGGGGATGAAATGGTTTTTCCGTCTGGCCAAAGCCATTCCGATCTGTTCGCCTAAGGCCAATAGTGAGGTCTATGAAACGGCCTTCCGCCGCATTAAAGAAGAGTTAGCCGATGGCCAGGTGGTGTGTATTTTTCCTGAAGGAAAACTGACGCAAACCGGAGAAATTGAACCCTTCCGTGCCGGCATCGAACGTATTATTGCCGAAACTCCAGTACCGGTTATTCCAATGGCTCTGGACGGTTTATGGGGCAGTTTTTTCAGCCACAAAGACGGACTGGCACTCACCAAAACACCACGACGTTTCTGGTCACGGGTGGGTTTAACTGTGGGCCAGCCACAATCACCTGACAGCATCAGTGCTGCGGGTCTGGAAGATGATGTACGAAACCTGCTAAAAACAAACAGCTATTAA
- a CDS encoding FGGY-family carbohydrate kinase: MANAEYLLAIDNGTQSVRVLVFDQQGNEVAKSKVTIEPYFSRHPGWAEQDAGYYWENLQEAFRRLWAQGTVTPDQIRGVSLTTQRYTMINLDENFQPLRPAIVWMDQRQAEVETPVGGIWGVLIKTLGLSHLIREMRAKARDNWIAQHEPDVWAKTRYYVNLSAWLTYCLSGELKDSTGSIVGYLPYDYKRQQWAKPSDLKWKLLSATREMMPELAAPGEQLGVISASAAALTGLPAGLPMIAAASDKACEVMGAGGLDAHIGCLSYGTTATINTTTAKYIETIPFIPPYTAAIPGHYNTEMMIYRGFWMVSWFKEELAHNEQRLAAERGVEAEQLFDELVNQVPAGSMGLMMQPYWSPGVRQPGPEGKGALIGFGDVHKRAHIYRAILEGLAYELRQGKEQIEKRSRVPITRLRVSGGGSQSDAAMQLTADIFGMTAERPHTSETSGLGAAINCAVGLGIYPDYRTAIMQMTRVGQVFEPEFKTVRLYDRLYKEVYRKMYKRMKPLYQSIREITGYPK; encoded by the coding sequence ATGGCAAACGCGGAATATTTACTGGCAATTGATAATGGCACCCAAAGTGTACGCGTGCTGGTATTTGACCAGCAGGGTAATGAAGTTGCCAAAAGCAAAGTGACCATTGAACCGTACTTTTCCCGTCATCCGGGCTGGGCTGAACAGGATGCCGGTTATTACTGGGAAAATCTTCAGGAAGCCTTCCGGCGCTTGTGGGCGCAGGGTACGGTAACTCCAGATCAGATTCGCGGCGTGTCGCTGACAACGCAGCGTTACACCATGATCAACCTTGATGAAAATTTTCAGCCGCTGCGTCCGGCCATTGTCTGGATGGATCAGCGTCAGGCTGAGGTGGAAACACCGGTTGGTGGCATCTGGGGTGTACTGATTAAAACCCTCGGGCTGAGTCATTTAATTCGTGAGATGCGGGCCAAGGCACGGGATAACTGGATTGCGCAGCACGAACCGGATGTTTGGGCAAAAACCCGTTATTACGTGAATTTATCGGCCTGGCTGACGTATTGCCTGAGCGGTGAATTAAAAGATTCGACCGGTTCCATCGTCGGCTATCTACCCTACGACTATAAACGTCAGCAGTGGGCCAAACCTTCTGACCTGAAATGGAAGCTGCTGTCTGCGACCCGTGAGATGATGCCGGAGCTGGCCGCGCCGGGTGAGCAATTGGGCGTTATTTCGGCCAGTGCTGCGGCATTAACCGGATTGCCGGCCGGGTTGCCGATGATTGCAGCGGCGTCCGATAAAGCCTGCGAGGTGATGGGGGCAGGTGGACTTGATGCGCATATCGGTTGTCTGAGTTATGGCACGACCGCCACGATTAACACCACAACGGCAAAATACATTGAAACCATTCCGTTTATTCCGCCTTATACCGCGGCCATTCCCGGTCATTACAATACCGAGATGATGATTTACCGCGGTTTCTGGATGGTGAGCTGGTTCAAGGAAGAGCTGGCGCATAACGAGCAGCGACTGGCGGCCGAACGCGGTGTTGAGGCAGAGCAGTTGTTTGATGAACTGGTGAATCAGGTACCGGCGGGTTCTATGGGGCTGATGATGCAGCCTTACTGGTCGCCGGGTGTGCGTCAGCCAGGCCCGGAAGGCAAGGGGGCCTTAATTGGTTTTGGCGATGTGCATAAGCGCGCTCATATTTACCGCGCCATTCTCGAAGGTCTGGCGTATGAATTGCGTCAGGGTAAAGAGCAGATTGAAAAGCGCAGCCGGGTGCCGATTACCCGTTTGCGGGTATCTGGTGGTGGTTCGCAAAGTGATGCCGCCATGCAGCTGACGGCGGATATTTTTGGTATGACCGCTGAGCGTCCGCATACCAGTGAAACCTCAGGGCTGGGCGCGGCCATTAACTGTGCCGTGGGTCTGGGAATTTATCCTGATTACCGTACGGCGATTATGCAGATGACCCGTGTCGGTCAGGTATTTGAGCCTGAATTCAAAACGGTAAGACTGTATGACCGCTTATACAAAGAGGTTTATCGCAAAATGTATAAGCGTATGAAACCTCTGTATCAGAGCATTCGTGAGATCACGGGATATCCGAAATAA
- a CDS encoding FAD-binding oxidoreductase yields MGRRWNGWGDESYIKEVPAHGERLIHSIIGETRALPDATLESVMAQVPPSRLPAHPLVVTAAEDRVRHARGQSFPDWLAMRSGDFGVFPDGVAYPETSSQVRELLDYAVEHDVDVIPYGGGTSVAGHITPLASQRAILTIDMGRMNQLMELNEESQIATFGAGTPGPLVESQLRARGYTLGHFPQSWELSTIGGWIASRSSGQQSLRYGRIEQMFAGGRMETLLGTMDIPTIPASSAGPDMREITMGMEGRMGIFTEVKVRVTRMAEEEKFFVVFMPNWQAAKTAVRELVQNKVPMSMMRVSNAKEAKAHLHLGTQEKQFKLLDRFLRFMGMGDERCMLTYGVTGTKYQNKTSLKQIRKVLKAHGGVGGPLANIMGSIWSHGRFKFPYLRETTWARGIAVDTLETSTDWDNIDQLMADVESALETALRSDGEEVMVFTHLSHMYTQGSSIYTTYFFRCADSYEETLERWRKLKHKASSVIARGRATISHQHGVGKDHAPYLPAEKGALGMRVLNTLVQDFDPQQRLNPGTLLEKNQDGNIAENAVRKTQQEQTESTVE; encoded by the coding sequence ATGGGTCGTCGCTGGAATGGTTGGGGTGATGAAAGTTATATCAAAGAGGTGCCTGCACATGGTGAGCGTCTCATTCACTCCATCATCGGGGAAACCAGAGCTTTGCCGGATGCCACACTGGAGTCGGTTATGGCTCAGGTTCCGCCATCCCGCTTGCCTGCTCACCCCCTGGTGGTAACGGCAGCTGAAGACCGTGTACGTCATGCCCGTGGACAAAGTTTTCCGGATTGGCTGGCCATGCGCAGTGGGGACTTCGGGGTTTTTCCTGACGGGGTTGCCTATCCGGAAACCAGCTCTCAGGTTCGTGAGCTGCTGGATTATGCCGTTGAGCACGATGTGGACGTTATTCCATACGGTGGTGGTACTTCGGTGGCGGGGCATATCACGCCGCTGGCCAGTCAGCGTGCGATCCTGACCATTGATATGGGTCGTATGAACCAGTTGATGGAGCTTAACGAAGAAAGCCAGATCGCCACCTTTGGTGCCGGTACACCGGGGCCGCTGGTGGAATCTCAGCTGCGTGCCCGTGGTTACACGCTGGGACACTTTCCGCAATCCTGGGAGCTTTCAACCATTGGTGGCTGGATTGCTTCCCGCTCCAGTGGCCAGCAGTCGCTGCGTTACGGTCGTATTGAACAAATGTTTGCCGGTGGACGCATGGAAACCCTGCTGGGGACTATGGATATTCCGACCATTCCGGCATCGTCCGCGGGTCCGGATATGCGTGAAATCACCATGGGCATGGAAGGGCGCATGGGCATCTTTACTGAAGTGAAGGTACGAGTGACACGGATGGCGGAAGAGGAAAAATTCTTCGTGGTCTTTATGCCAAACTGGCAGGCGGCGAAAACGGCCGTACGCGAGTTGGTACAGAACAAAGTACCGATGTCGATGATGCGCGTGAGTAATGCCAAAGAGGCTAAAGCCCACCTGCATCTGGGCACTCAGGAAAAGCAGTTTAAATTACTGGACCGTTTCCTGCGTTTTATGGGAATGGGCGATGAGCGCTGCATGCTGACCTATGGTGTCACTGGCACTAAATATCAGAACAAAACCTCACTGAAGCAGATCCGTAAAGTATTAAAAGCCCACGGTGGCGTCGGTGGCCCTCTGGCCAATATTATGGGCAGTATCTGGTCTCATGGCCGCTTTAAATTCCCTTACCTGCGTGAAACCACCTGGGCCCGTGGTATTGCCGTGGACACACTGGAAACCTCGACCGACTGGGATAATATCGATCAGTTAATGGCCGATGTGGAAAGCGCACTGGAAACGGCGCTGCGCAGCGATGGCGAAGAAGTGATGGTATTTACTCACCTTTCGCATATGTACACCCAGGGCTCCAGTATTTACACCACGTATTTCTTCCGCTGTGCCGACAGCTACGAAGAAACCCTGGAACGCTGGCGCAAACTGAAACACAAAGCATCTTCGGTGATTGCCCGTGGTCGTGCGACGATTTCGCATCAGCATGGCGTTGGTAAAGATCATGCGCCGTATCTGCCAGCGGAAAAAGGCGCGCTGGGTATGCGCGTACTGAATACCCTGGTGCAGGATTTTGATCCGCAACAGCGTCTTAATCCGGGGACTTTGCTGGAAAAAAATCAGGACGGAAACATTGCAGAGAATGCTGTAAGAAAGACACAGCAGGAGCAGACTGAGTCCACCGTGGAATAA
- the waaC gene encoding lipopolysaccharide heptosyltransferase I — MKVLLIKTSSLGDVFHTLPALEDAWRAIPGLEVDWVVEEAFAAIPAWHPAVKKVIPVAWRRWRKNLRDKANRAEMKAFWRDLRATEYDVVLDAQGLIKSAVFTRMARGPRFGLDKHSCREPLAALAYQHPQAVAKGQHAIPRVRQLFAQVLGYEVPDGLSYGVDRTRWPRPAVDGDYWLFLHGTTWITKLWPEAYWRELAAMVAASGRKVVLPWGNDEEQQRAERIADGLDGVEVLPKMGLNALNAYLAHAQAVVGVDTGLSHVVAALEVPSVAIYGATDSTLTGVLGPQVEVMRSGYSDCAPCLSKTCLKNESGDIQPPCYREISPQRVFESLLAHIS, encoded by the coding sequence GTGAAAGTCCTGCTGATTAAAACCTCATCGCTGGGGGATGTATTCCACACCCTGCCGGCGCTGGAAGATGCCTGGCGGGCGATTCCCGGACTGGAAGTCGACTGGGTGGTGGAAGAAGCTTTTGCTGCGATTCCGGCCTGGCATCCGGCAGTAAAAAAAGTCATCCCGGTGGCCTGGCGGCGCTGGCGCAAAAATCTGCGTGATAAAGCCAATCGTGCAGAAATGAAAGCCTTCTGGCGTGATCTGCGCGCCACTGAATACGATGTGGTGCTCGATGCTCAGGGCCTGATTAAAAGCGCGGTATTTACCCGCATGGCCCGCGGTCCGCGCTTTGGTCTGGATAAGCACAGTTGCCGTGAGCCGCTGGCGGCGCTGGCCTATCAGCATCCGCAGGCGGTGGCGAAAGGGCAGCATGCTATTCCACGGGTGCGCCAGCTGTTTGCTCAGGTACTGGGTTATGAGGTGCCGGATGGGCTGAGTTATGGCGTTGACCGCACACGCTGGCCGCGGCCGGCGGTTGACGGTGATTACTGGCTGTTCCTGCACGGCACGACCTGGATCACCAAACTCTGGCCGGAAGCTTACTGGCGTGAGCTGGCAGCTATGGTGGCGGCCAGTGGCCGTAAAGTCGTTCTGCCCTGGGGGAATGATGAAGAACAACAGCGCGCCGAACGTATTGCTGACGGGCTGGATGGTGTTGAGGTACTGCCAAAAATGGGCCTCAATGCGCTGAATGCTTATCTGGCCCATGCGCAGGCCGTGGTTGGCGTGGATACCGGTTTATCCCATGTGGTTGCCGCGCTGGAAGTACCCTCCGTGGCTATTTATGGCGCCACCGATTCAACCCTGACCGGCGTGTTGGGGCCTCAGGTTGAAGTCATGCGCAGCGGTTACAGCGATTGCGCTCCCTGCCTGTCGAAAACCTGCCTGAAGAATGAGTCCGGCGATATTCAGCCGCCCTGTTATCGTGAGATCAGCCCGCAACGAGTGTTTGAGTCACTATTAGCACACATATCCTAA
- a CDS encoding AraC family transcriptional regulator, with amino-acid sequence MNSQDLLGSASSAAIRQYLRAAQDYDIEPIQALDAVGMPHGIMDNSISRTHGRAFQSLIRWLIEQTRDPLFGLKSSRYVQPGSYSLVGYMAMNCRTAREALHITPEYEAIVGDMGVTKIEKYGPHLAMRWVCQYDDPVVRPHMIDNVLGSWLVFARWLADMQDGKPDRVLFERSKPAPALLAVYEDIFQAPLEFGCDRSALIFPEPILDTPLRQPDPTLLATLEQQAASVMAELQEKHPIVMQTRSLLRSLMEEDLPRRDKVAAELGMTERTLQRRLQEAGTGYQQLLDDLRREVATNWLRTTNIPVNDIAARLGFSEARSFHRRFKAWTGMTPGEYRGK; translated from the coding sequence ATGAACTCTCAAGACTTATTAGGTAGCGCTTCATCTGCTGCTATCCGTCAGTACCTGCGGGCGGCGCAGGACTACGATATTGAACCGATCCAGGCCCTGGATGCTGTTGGCATGCCTCATGGCATTATGGATAACAGCATCAGCCGCACCCACGGCCGTGCCTTCCAGAGCCTGATCCGCTGGCTGATCGAACAGACCCGCGACCCGTTGTTCGGCTTAAAAAGCTCACGTTATGTGCAGCCCGGCTCTTACAGTCTGGTGGGTTACATGGCGATGAACTGCCGCACCGCACGCGAGGCGCTGCACATTACCCCGGAATATGAAGCCATCGTTGGCGACATGGGTGTTACCAAAATCGAAAAATACGGCCCGCATCTGGCCATGCGCTGGGTCTGCCAGTACGACGACCCCGTGGTGCGCCCACACATGATCGATAACGTGCTTGGCAGCTGGCTGGTATTCGCCCGCTGGCTGGCGGACATGCAGGACGGCAAGCCCGACCGTGTTCTGTTCGAGCGCAGCAAACCGGCCCCTGCACTGCTGGCAGTCTACGAAGATATTTTTCAGGCTCCGCTGGAATTCGGTTGTGACCGCAGTGCACTGATTTTCCCGGAACCCATCCTTGATACACCTCTGCGCCAGCCCGACCCAACGCTCCTGGCCACACTGGAACAGCAGGCAGCCAGCGTTATGGCTGAGCTGCAGGAAAAGCACCCGATTGTGATGCAAACCCGCTCACTGCTGCGCAGCCTGATGGAGGAAGACCTGCCGCGGCGCGACAAAGTCGCCGCCGAACTCGGCATGACCGAGCGCACGCTGCAGCGTCGTTTGCAGGAAGCCGGTACCGGCTACCAGCAACTGCTCGATGATTTACGCCGCGAGGTAGCAACCAACTGGCTGCGCACCACCAACATACCGGTCAACGACATCGCCGCCCGCCTGGGCTTTAGCGAGGCCCGCTCGTTCCACCGCCGCTTCAAGGCCTGGACAGGTATGACCCCTGGCGAGTACCGGGGCAAATAA
- the dgt gene encoding dGTPase encodes MAIDFKQRISGARRWNTSPVSTATDQLTPLAVFESDRGRIINSAAVRRLQQKTQVFPLERNAAVRSRLTHSMEVQQVGRHISQTIIKKLTDEGLLQEYGLAGLERQFESIVDMSCLMHDIGNPPFGHFGEAAINQWCDGNIGVLFDRACITDDQEHLTPLRRDLCSFEGNAQGLRIVDTLQALNLTYSQLSGLLKYTRRGDQQKPKNSYLQKKVGFYLSEIALLRGVGDALNMAAGRRSPFAYVMEAADDISYCIADIEDAVEKGILKIDELSGLLNREYEDLFCGNKALTKDGVTFASPDHADWMKKITSQALASYRKSELEGNFFVSLRVGINTKAVEHAASRFVDNISDIFSGCYDQALVEDLSANHVLLQTLKNIAVEHVFNHPEVEAQELQGYRIITGLLDIYKPLLTLDRSTFEAMFSGQYKTPLYETRLFKKLPGKHLKAYASAIVTLDGFKRLLDEPELQILSDNAWELYFRCRLILDYISGMTDQFALDEYRALHVID; translated from the coding sequence ATGGCGATTGATTTCAAACAGCGTATCAGCGGTGCCCGCCGCTGGAATACTTCACCGGTATCTACAGCTACGGATCAGCTAACGCCTCTGGCCGTTTTTGAAAGTGACCGCGGCCGGATTATTAATTCTGCAGCCGTGCGTCGCCTGCAGCAGAAAACTCAGGTTTTTCCTTTAGAGCGTAATGCTGCTGTGCGCAGTCGTCTGACACATTCTATGGAGGTGCAGCAGGTCGGACGACATATCAGTCAGACTATTATCAAAAAACTGACAGATGAAGGACTGCTGCAAGAATACGGGCTGGCAGGGCTTGAACGTCAGTTTGAAAGTATCGTCGATATGTCGTGTCTGATGCACGATATTGGCAATCCGCCTTTTGGTCATTTTGGTGAGGCGGCCATCAATCAATGGTGCGATGGTAATATCGGTGTGCTGTTTGATCGGGCTTGCATCACGGATGATCAGGAGCATCTTACCCCCCTGAGGCGGGATTTGTGTAGCTTTGAGGGTAATGCTCAGGGACTGAGGATTGTGGATACGCTGCAGGCTTTGAATCTGACTTATAGTCAGTTGTCAGGTTTACTCAAATATACCCGTCGCGGTGATCAGCAAAAACCTAAAAATTCCTATTTACAGAAAAAAGTGGGCTTTTATCTCAGTGAAATCGCATTGCTGCGGGGTGTGGGGGATGCTCTCAATATGGCTGCGGGCAGGCGCTCACCTTTCGCCTACGTAATGGAGGCTGCCGATGATATTTCCTACTGCATAGCAGATATAGAAGATGCTGTAGAAAAAGGAATTCTGAAGATTGACGAGTTGTCTGGGCTGCTGAATCGTGAGTATGAAGACTTGTTCTGTGGTAATAAAGCTCTGACAAAAGACGGAGTGACTTTCGCTAGTCCGGATCATGCTGATTGGATGAAAAAAATCACTTCACAGGCATTGGCCTCATACAGAAAATCTGAACTGGAAGGGAATTTTTTTGTCTCTCTGCGGGTTGGTATTAATACTAAAGCGGTTGAACATGCCGCAAGCCGCTTTGTTGATAATATCAGCGATATATTTTCTGGCTGCTACGATCAGGCGTTGGTGGAGGATCTGAGCGCCAATCACGTATTGTTGCAAACTCTGAAAAATATTGCGGTGGAGCACGTCTTTAATCATCCGGAAGTTGAAGCGCAGGAGTTGCAGGGCTACCGCATCATTACCGGGCTGTTGGATATCTATAAACCCCTGCTGACTCTTGATCGCTCAACGTTTGAAGCAATGTTTTCCGGACAATATAAAACTCCGTTGTATGAAACCCGTTTGTTTAAGAAATTACCGGGTAAACACCTTAAAGCTTACGCTAGTGCAATTGTTACGCTGGATGGTTTTAAAAGACTATTGGATGAACCGGAGCTTCAGATTTTGTCAGATAATGCTTGGGAGCTTTACTTTCGCTGCCGACTGATTTTGGACTATATCAGTGGTATGACAGATCAGTTTGCTCTGGATGAATACAGAGCATTGCATGTAATAGATTAA
- a CDS encoding glycerol-3-phosphate dehydrogenase/oxidase, translating into MSQTAWAPGQREHQLEQLKSAPQHWDVIVAGGGITGAGIAREAARRGLKVLLLERQDFAWGTSSRSSKMVHGGLRYIAAGDVKTTMHSVQERERLMTEAPGLVDQMGYLMAHYKGGFPGPFVFNTLLRIYDFFAGKRYRHYFKRDDFEYLSPLLNEHELIGGTQFADAVTDDARLVVRVLREAQKDGAVVLNYVGVKQLLKDGEQVVGARVEDVLTGEAYDVKADVVINATGAWADELRGQMTDDKKIRPARGSHIVVPAWRLPVAQSFTAMHPDDKRPIFIFPWEGRTVIGTTDLDNNGIDNSEASMTRAELDYLLKVARYQFPKADVVEKDIISSWAGVRPLVSSGALNPSKEKRDHSVWDDKGLVSVSGGKLTTFRLIALDALEAARKYIKRFPSGEFGAQIFTPSVSQHEKYQTLPGYLQKRLSGHFGMDLDALLNLAKDGELEVIPGSRTLWAELRWAAANESVKHLDDLLLRRTRLGLLLEQGGLGFTDKIRAVCAEELGWDDAHFQQELERYKAIWNKHYSIPK; encoded by the coding sequence ATGTCGCAAACAGCATGGGCACCAGGACAGCGCGAGCATCAGCTGGAGCAGTTAAAGAGTGCTCCGCAGCACTGGGATGTAATCGTTGCCGGTGGCGGTATTACCGGTGCGGGGATTGCCCGTGAAGCCGCCCGTCGTGGTCTGAAAGTCCTGTTGCTTGAGCGCCAGGATTTTGCCTGGGGTACCTCAAGCCGGTCATCGAAAATGGTGCACGGTGGTCTGCGCTATATCGCCGCCGGTGATGTGAAAACCACTATGCATTCGGTGCAGGAACGTGAGCGCCTGATGACAGAAGCGCCGGGTCTGGTTGATCAGATGGGTTATCTGATGGCGCATTATAAGGGCGGTTTTCCCGGACCTTTTGTATTTAATACGCTGCTGCGCATCTATGATTTTTTTGCCGGTAAACGCTACCGCCATTATTTCAAGCGCGATGATTTTGAATATTTAAGCCCGTTGCTGAATGAACACGAACTGATTGGTGGCACCCAGTTTGCTGATGCGGTTACCGACGATGCCCGTCTGGTGGTTCGCGTGCTGCGTGAAGCGCAGAAAGACGGTGCTGTGGTGTTGAACTATGTTGGCGTTAAACAACTGCTGAAAGATGGTGAGCAGGTTGTCGGTGCCCGTGTGGAAGATGTGCTCACAGGCGAAGCTTATGACGTTAAGGCTGATGTGGTGATTAATGCCACCGGTGCCTGGGCGGATGAACTGCGCGGCCAGATGACGGATGATAAAAAAATCCGTCCGGCACGTGGCAGCCATATTGTTGTACCGGCCTGGCGTTTGCCGGTTGCTCAGTCATTTACGGCGATGCACCCGGATGATAAACGGCCGATTTTTATTTTCCCGTGGGAAGGCCGTACCGTGATCGGCACGACCGATCTGGATAACAACGGTATCGATAACAGTGAAGCCAGTATGACCCGGGCTGAACTGGATTATTTATTAAAAGTCGCCCGTTATCAGTTTCCGAAAGCGGATGTGGTCGAGAAAGATATTATTTCCAGCTGGGCCGGGGTACGTCCGCTGGTATCTTCCGGTGCTTTAAATCCATCGAAAGAAAAGCGCGATCACAGCGTCTGGGATGATAAAGGCCTGGTCAGTGTCAGTGGTGGTAAATTAACCACGTTCCGTCTGATTGCGCTGGATGCACTTGAAGCAGCACGTAAATACATTAAGCGTTTTCCTTCCGGTGAATTCGGTGCGCAGATTTTCACGCCTTCTGTTTCTCAACATGAAAAATATCAGACTTTACCTGGCTATCTGCAGAAGCGTTTGAGTGGCCATTTTGGCATGGATCTGGACGCATTATTAAATCTGGCTAAAGATGGCGAGCTTGAGGTGATTCCCGGCAGTCGTACCCTGTGGGCTGAGTTACGTTGGGCTGCAGCAAATGAGTCGGTTAAACATCTGGATGATTTACTGCTGCGCCGTACTCGTCTCGGTTTGCTGCTGGAGCAGGGCGGGCTTGGATTTACCGATAAAATCCGTGCGGTCTGTGCCGAAGAACTGGGTTGGGATGATGCTCACTTTCAGCAAGAGCTTGAGCGTTACAAAGCAATCTGGAACAAGCACTACAGCATTCCTAAATAA